A part of Aegilops tauschii subsp. strangulata cultivar AL8/78 chromosome 2, Aet v6.0, whole genome shotgun sequence genomic DNA contains:
- the LOC109762010 gene encoding probable ribose-5-phosphate isomerase 2, producing the protein MGSAASPPRALDAATQEDLKRVSAHRAVDMVESGMTLGLGTGSTAAHALDRLGDLLRTGALRAVAGVPTSLKTEAHAARVGIPMLALADAAEIHLSIDGADEVDPDLNLVKGRGGSLLREKMIEGAGARFVVIVDESKLVPRLGCTGAVPVEVVPFGSAYTLGLIRKVFDKLPGFHARLRTVKSKASDRQEELFLTDNGNHIVEMFFEDGIHGNLRDISDSLLRITGVVEHGMFLGMATKVIVAKKDGTVAVLSKK; encoded by the coding sequence ATGggcagcgccgcctcgccgccgcgggCCCTCGACGCGGCGACGCAGGAGGACCTCAAGCGCGTCTCCGCGCACCGCGCCGTCGACATGGTGGAGTCCGGCATGACGCTGGGGCTCGGCACCGGCTCCACGGCCGCGCACGCGCTCGACCGCCTCGGCGACCTCCTCCGCACCGGCGCGCTGCGCGCGGTCGCCGGGGTGCCCACCTCCCTCAAGACGGAGGCGCACGCCGCGCGCGTCGGGATCCCCATGCtcgcgctcgccgacgccgccgaGATCCAcctctccatcgacggcgccgacGAGGTCGACCCGGACCTCAACCTCGTCAAGGGCCGCGGCGGCTCGCTCCTCCGCGAGAAGATGATCGAGGGCGCCGGCGCCCGCTTCGTCGTCATCGTCGACGAGTCCAAGCTCGTCCCCCGCCTCGGCTGCACGGGCGCCGTGCCCGTCGAGGTCGTCCCCTTCGGCAGCGCCTACACGCTCGGCCTCATCCGCAAGGTGTTCGACAAATTGCCGGGCTTCCACGCCAGGCTCAGGACCGTCAAGTCCAAGGCCAGCGACCGCCAGGAGGAGCTCTTTCTCACCGACAACGGCAACCACATCGTCGAGATGTTCTTCGAGGACGGCATACACGGCAACCTGCGCGACATCAGCGACAGCCTGCTGCGCATCACGGGCGTCGTCGAGCACGGCATGTTCCTCGGCATGGCCACCAAGGTGATTGTCGCCAAGAAGGACGGCACCGTGGCGGTCCTCAGCAAGAAGTAG